The Pocillopora verrucosa isolate sample1 chromosome 14, ASM3666991v2, whole genome shotgun sequence genome has a segment encoding these proteins:
- the LOC136278059 gene encoding uncharacterized protein yields MAKVREELWIPRLRRLAKKVIRECYGCKRFQAVALAAPPPGLLPLEGTEGSTPFEIVGVDFAGPIKYRKSSRVEGKGYPVLYTCSLTRALYLEVLPNLETTTLLSSLKRFIARRGRPLKIFSDNGKTFVGAANLLKGIQKDEQVQGFLASEKIIWRFNLSRAPWWGGQFERLVGLFKRAFYKVIGGGTLSWSELCEVVLDVETQLNRRPLSYVEDDVQLPLLTPSSFLFQRCIRLPEQEP; encoded by the coding sequence CGCCTCGCGAAGAAAGTCATCAGGGAGTGTTATGGGTGCAAACGCTTCCAGGCTGTTGCTCTCGCAGCTCCACCCCCCGGTTTATTGCCTCTGGAGGGAACTGAGGGCTCAACTCCCTTTGAAATTGTTGGCGTAGATTTTGCTGGGCCGATTAAGTACCGCAAGTCCTCTCGTGTAGAAGGAAAAGGCTATCCGGTGCTCTACACGTGCAGTTTAACGAGAGCCTTGTACTTGGAGGTCCTGCCTAATCTGGAAACTACTACCCTTCTTTCAAGCTTGAAGCGTTTCATCGCTAGACGTGGACGACCTCTAAAGATATTTTCAGACAATGGAAAAACGTTCGTAGGAGCGGCAAACCTACTGAAAGGAATCCAGAAAGATGAGCAAGTTCAAGGCTTCCTTGCATCAGAGAAGATTATCTGGAGGTTTAACCTAAGTCGAGCACCCTGGTGGGGTGGCCAGTTTGAGCGATTAGTGGGCCTCTTCAAACGTGCATTCTATAAAGTAATTGGTGGAGGAACGCTATCCTGGTCAGAGCTGTGCGAAGTCGTGCTGGATGTTGAAACTCAACTAAATCGCCGCCCCCTGTCCTATGTAGAAGATGACGTCCAGCTCCCTCTACTCACCCCATCTTCTTTCCTATTCCAAAGATGTATTCGCCTCCCTGAACAAGAACCATGA